The Prevotella sp. E9-3 genome has a window encoding:
- a CDS encoding M3 family metallopeptidase has protein sequence MNEISKKRINPFFVPYGTPHDVVPFDRIRLEDFEEAFMEGIRRDNEQIEKTINNPAKPTFDNTIIDKDDDSVGYYDLLDRVSTVFFNLLSAETNDEMDALAQKMQPILTQHANDVRLNEKLFERIKYVHHHHRKLTAEERMLLENTYQGFVRSGALLDAEGKEKLRKLTEEASMLSLQFSQNLLKETKAFVLHITDEKQLDGLPDSAIAAAAQEASLQGKDGWIFTLDYPSYSPFMTYSTQRKLREQLYMARNTMCTHDNSENNLEICKRLINLRREIAQLLGYKTYADYVLVRRMAGNTKSVYKLLYDLIDAYLPTAETEREELKKMAQKMEGKKYQMKPWDSAFYSHKLQLEKFNLDAEMLRPYFELSKVIDGVFGLANRLYGITFKENKKIPVYHPDVKAYEVFDKDGSYLAVFYADFHPRKGKQGGAWMTEYQGQFIDKKGENVRPHVSVVMNLSKPTADKPALLTLSEVETFLHEFGHSLHGMFANTRFESLSGTNVWWDFVELPSQFMENYSVEKEFLRTFAFHYQTGEPLPDELIDRIMKSRNFMVATACLRQVSFGLLDMAYYTQKKPFNANIIPFEKKAWKKAILGKQLPNTCMTVQFSHIMAGGYAAGYYSYKWAEVLDADAFSVFKANGIFDQKTADRFRQNILSKGGTEHPMTLYKRFRGSEPTIDALLERNGLNRKTN, from the coding sequence ATGAACGAAATATCTAAAAAAAGAATAAATCCCTTTTTCGTTCCTTATGGAACTCCTCACGATGTAGTGCCTTTCGATCGTATTCGTTTGGAGGATTTTGAAGAAGCATTTATGGAGGGAATACGTCGTGATAACGAACAGATTGAGAAAACCATTAACAATCCAGCCAAGCCGACATTCGATAATACCATAATTGATAAAGATGATGACTCAGTGGGCTATTATGATTTGTTGGATAGAGTATCTACCGTTTTCTTCAACCTTTTATCGGCCGAAACAAACGATGAAATGGATGCCTTGGCACAGAAGATGCAACCCATTCTTACTCAGCATGCAAATGATGTGCGTCTTAACGAGAAGCTTTTTGAACGTATAAAATATGTTCATCACCATCATCGCAAACTTACAGCTGAAGAGCGTATGTTGCTCGAAAACACTTATCAGGGATTTGTGCGTAGTGGCGCTTTGCTTGATGCTGAAGGTAAAGAGAAACTTCGTAAACTTACCGAAGAGGCTTCAATGCTATCGCTCCAATTTTCTCAGAACTTATTGAAAGAAACAAAAGCCTTTGTCTTACATATTACTGATGAAAAGCAATTAGACGGTCTTCCCGATAGTGCTATAGCTGCAGCTGCTCAAGAGGCTAGTTTGCAAGGCAAGGACGGATGGATTTTTACTCTCGACTATCCTTCGTATTCTCCCTTTATGACATATAGTACTCAGCGCAAATTACGAGAACAGCTATATATGGCCCGCAACACTATGTGTACGCACGACAATTCAGAAAATAATCTGGAAATATGTAAGCGACTCATAAATCTACGCCGTGAGATAGCTCAATTGTTAGGCTATAAGACTTACGCCGATTATGTGTTGGTGCGTCGTATGGCAGGTAACACGAAGTCTGTCTATAAACTACTTTATGACCTTATTGATGCCTATCTTCCTACAGCCGAAACAGAACGCGAGGAACTAAAAAAGATGGCGCAGAAAATGGAGGGGAAAAAGTATCAGATGAAACCTTGGGATTCAGCGTTCTATTCTCACAAACTTCAATTGGAGAAGTTTAATCTTGACGCCGAGATGCTTCGTCCTTATTTTGAATTGTCGAAAGTAATAGATGGAGTATTCGGCCTTGCCAACCGCCTTTATGGTATTACTTTCAAGGAAAATAAGAAAATACCTGTTTATCACCCAGATGTAAAAGCCTACGAGGTGTTTGATAAGGATGGTTCTTATTTGGCTGTGTTCTACGCAGATTTCCATCCACGTAAAGGTAAACAAGGAGGAGCCTGGATGACTGAATACCAGGGGCAGTTCATTGATAAAAAAGGAGAAAATGTTCGTCCTCACGTGAGTGTGGTGATGAATCTAAGTAAGCCAACGGCTGACAAACCTGCTTTACTTACTTTAAGTGAGGTTGAAACCTTCCTTCACGAGTTTGGTCATTCTTTGCATGGTATGTTTGCTAATACTCGTTTTGAAAGTCTTAGCGGTACCAATGTTTGGTGGGATTTTGTAGAACTACCTTCTCAGTTTATGGAGAATTATTCTGTGGAAAAAGAGTTTCTCCGTACTTTTGCTTTTCATTATCAGACAGGCGAACCTTTGCCAGACGAATTAATAGATCGAATAATGAAAAGTCGCAATTTTATGGTAGCTACAGCCTGTTTACGTCAAGTAAGCTTCGGTCTTTTGGATATGGCTTACTATACCCAAAAGAAACCCTTTAATGCGAATATTATTCCTTTTGAGAAGAAAGCCTGGAAAAAGGCCATTCTTGGCAAGCAATTACCTAACACTTGTATGACAGTACAATTCTCGCATATCATGGCTGGTGGGTATGCTGCAGGTTACTATAGTTACAAATGGGCTGAGGTACTCGATGCGGATGCCTTTAGTG
- the lysS gene encoding lysine--tRNA ligase, with protein MNVLELSEQEILRRQSLDELRNMGIDPYPAAEYPVTAWSTEIINNFVDLPVIGKDDEGNDVRETPTPENSRMVSIAGRIMSKSIMGKAAFAKLQDSKGRIQVYVQRDAICPGENKDLYNIVFKKLLDLGDFIGVKGYVFRTKTGEISVHVMELTVLSKSLKPLPVVKTDADGKVYDAFDDPELRYRQRYVDLVVNSGVKETFLKRATIIRTMRSILDEAGYTEVDTPILQNIAGGASARPFITHFNALNQDMYMRIATELYLKRLIVGGFEGVYEMGKNFRNEGMDKTHNPEFTCMELYVSYKDLLWGMTFTENMLEKICTAVNGKPEVEIDGKVISFRAPFRRLPILDAIKEKTGFDCDGKSEDEIRNFCLSKGMEVDETMGKGKLIDELFGEFCEGTFIQPTFITDYPVEMSPLTKMHRSKPGLTERFELMVNGKELANAYSELNDPIDQEERFKEQMRLADKGDDEAMIIDHDFLRALQYGMPPTFGIGIGIDRLVMLLTGKFAIGEVMLFPQMKPEKKAPQSSIQEWAAIGVPEDWVYVLRKAGFYLIQDIKNEKSQGLQQKIGEINKKYKLGYEKPSLEEVQSWIDKAQA; from the coding sequence ATGAACGTTTTAGAACTTAGCGAACAAGAGATTCTCCGTCGTCAGTCACTCGACGAATTACGAAATATGGGAATTGATCCCTATCCTGCAGCAGAGTATCCTGTAACAGCATGGAGTACAGAAATCATTAATAATTTTGTGGATTTACCAGTCATCGGAAAAGACGATGAGGGAAATGATGTACGCGAAACTCCAACACCTGAAAATAGCCGTATGGTAAGTATTGCTGGCCGAATCATGAGCAAAAGTATCATGGGAAAGGCTGCATTCGCTAAACTTCAGGATTCTAAAGGGCGCATTCAGGTTTATGTTCAGCGCGATGCCATTTGTCCAGGCGAGAACAAAGACCTTTACAATATTGTTTTCAAGAAGCTCCTCGATTTAGGAGATTTCATCGGTGTAAAAGGCTATGTATTCCGTACAAAAACTGGTGAAATTAGTGTTCATGTAATGGAATTAACCGTTCTAAGCAAAAGTCTTAAACCACTTCCAGTAGTAAAGACTGATGCCGACGGCAAGGTTTACGATGCATTTGATGATCCTGAATTACGCTATCGTCAACGTTATGTTGACTTAGTGGTAAATTCCGGCGTAAAAGAAACTTTCCTGAAGCGTGCTACTATTATTCGCACTATGCGTAGCATCCTCGATGAAGCCGGCTATACAGAAGTAGACACTCCTATCCTTCAGAATATTGCAGGTGGTGCATCTGCTCGTCCATTCATTACTCATTTCAATGCCCTGAATCAAGACATGTACATGCGTATTGCTACAGAGCTCTACCTGAAGCGCCTTATTGTAGGCGGCTTTGAAGGTGTTTACGAAATGGGCAAGAATTTCCGCAACGAAGGTATGGACAAGACTCACAATCCGGAGTTCACATGTATGGAACTCTATGTGAGCTATAAAGATCTGTTATGGGGTATGACTTTTACAGAAAATATGCTGGAAAAGATTTGTACTGCCGTCAATGGAAAACCAGAAGTGGAAATAGATGGAAAGGTTATTTCCTTCCGTGCCCCCTTCCGCCGTTTACCGATTCTTGATGCTATCAAGGAAAAAACCGGATTCGACTGTGATGGTAAGAGCGAAGATGAAATTCGCAATTTCTGTTTGTCGAAAGGCATGGAGGTAGATGAGACAATGGGTAAGGGAAAACTAATTGACGAACTCTTTGGCGAATTTTGTGAAGGTACCTTTATACAACCAACTTTCATTACCGACTATCCTGTTGAGATGAGTCCTCTGACAAAGATGCACCGTTCAAAACCTGGACTTACCGAGCGTTTCGAACTAATGGTAAACGGAAAGGAATTGGCAAATGCATATTCAGAACTAAACGACCCTATTGACCAAGAGGAACGCTTCAAAGAACAGATGCGACTGGCAGACAAGGGGGATGATGAGGCTATGATTATCGATCATGACTTCCTTCGCGCTCTACAATACGGTATGCCCCCCACTTTTGGTATTGGTATCGGTATCGACCGTCTTGTAATGTTGCTCACTGGAAAGTTTGCTATTGGCGAGGTTATGCTATTCCCCCAAATGAAACCTGAGAAGAAAGCTCCACAGAGCAGTATTCAGGAATGGGCTGCTATAGGAGTGCCAGAGGATTGGGTTTACGTGCTGCGAAAAGCAGGTTTCTACCTTATCCAAGATATTAAAAACGAGAAATCACAGGGGCTCCAACAAAAGATTGGCGAAATCAACAAGAAATACAAGCTTGGATACGAAAAGCCTTCATTGGAAGAAGTTCAGAGTTGGATTGATAAAGCTCAGGCCTAA
- a CDS encoding NAD(P)H-dependent glycerol-3-phosphate dehydrogenase produces the protein MYNCGKIAIIGGGSWATAIAKIVVGQTHHIGWYMRRNDQIEDFRRSGHNPSYLTSVRFNIDEIYFDSDLNRIVQLYDTLVFVVPSPYLKNHLRRLKTRLKDKFIITAIKGIVPDENLVCSEYFHQIFDIPYNYLACLGGPSHAEEVALERLSYLTVGCLDQEKAQAFADVLTSGFIKTKTSTDVIGIEYSSVLKNVYSIAAGICSGLKMGDNFQAVLMSNAVQEMSRFLQSVHPIDRNVYDSVYLGDLLVTGYSNFSRNRVFGTMIGKGYSVKSAQMEMEMIAEGYFGTKCMKEINRHFHVNMPILDAVYNILYERISPQVEIKLLTDSFR, from the coding sequence GTGTATAATTGTGGAAAAATAGCCATCATTGGCGGCGGTTCATGGGCAACTGCTATAGCCAAGATTGTGGTGGGACAGACTCACCACATAGGATGGTATATGCGACGCAATGATCAGATTGAGGATTTTCGCCGATCTGGTCATAATCCGTCCTATCTGACGAGTGTTCGTTTCAATATAGATGAGATTTATTTCGATAGCGATTTAAATCGAATTGTCCAATTGTACGACACATTGGTGTTTGTTGTTCCCTCGCCCTATCTGAAAAATCATCTGCGCCGACTGAAAACCCGTCTTAAAGACAAGTTTATCATTACGGCTATTAAGGGTATTGTACCTGATGAGAACTTAGTTTGCTCGGAATACTTTCATCAAATTTTTGATATTCCATATAACTACTTAGCCTGTTTAGGTGGACCTTCACATGCTGAAGAGGTGGCATTAGAGCGACTTAGCTATCTGACTGTAGGCTGCTTAGATCAAGAGAAGGCGCAGGCATTTGCTGACGTACTGACAAGTGGTTTCATCAAGACAAAAACCTCGACCGATGTAATAGGCATAGAATATTCTTCAGTGCTAAAGAATGTTTATTCAATAGCAGCAGGCATCTGCTCTGGTTTGAAGATGGGCGACAACTTTCAAGCTGTATTAATGTCGAATGCTGTTCAGGAGATGTCACGTTTCTTACAGAGCGTACATCCCATAGACAGAAACGTATATGATTCCGTTTATTTAGGTGACTTGCTTGTCACAGGTTATTCTAATTTCTCACGAAACCGCGTTTTTGGTACAATGATAGGAAAGGGCTATAGTGTAAAATCAGCCCAAATGGAGATGGAAATGATTGCCGAAGGTTATTTCGGCACGAAATGTATGAAGGAAATTAATCGCCATTTTCACGTAAACATGCCGATTCTTGACGCCGTTTATAATATTTTATACGAACGTATCAGTCCACAAGTTGAGATAAAACTTCTCACAGATTCATTCCGATAA
- a CDS encoding LuxR C-terminal-related transcriptional regulator — translation MKNQKMYEADDKMISLIRDNYDLLQMLGAFGIQLGFGDKTVQETCESNGVDTYTFLSVVNFTINGSGEYERTFSNEKQVYADERLSVPTLIHYLEASHAYYLDFQLPFIRRELTECLNEKDSLGQLILRLYDEYSHEIRRHMQYEQKTLFPYVRALLAGKTPNEYSIETFSKHHGAADKKLRELKLLIIKYLPNDGLHNNMLTATLHDIYDNEQWLYQHSMVEDYIFVPAIRRLEQLTKQNGVTRNISDMVFKGNGQSNEALSDREKDVIVALVQGMANKEIADHLCISINTVITHRRNIARKLQIHSPAGLTIYAIINGLVDISSVKL, via the coding sequence ATGAAGAATCAAAAAATGTATGAAGCTGACGACAAGATGATCTCGCTCATACGTGATAATTATGACTTGCTTCAGATGCTGGGAGCGTTTGGCATTCAGCTTGGTTTTGGCGATAAAACAGTACAGGAAACGTGTGAATCAAACGGTGTTGATACTTATACTTTCCTCTCTGTAGTGAATTTTACAATTAATGGAAGTGGAGAATATGAGCGTACATTCAGCAATGAAAAACAGGTTTACGCTGATGAACGTTTGTCGGTTCCTACACTAATTCACTATTTAGAAGCTAGTCATGCTTATTATCTTGATTTTCAGTTACCGTTCATCCGTCGAGAGCTAACTGAGTGTTTAAACGAGAAAGATTCTTTAGGGCAACTCATCTTGAGACTTTATGATGAGTATTCTCATGAAATCCGTCGTCATATGCAATACGAACAAAAAACACTCTTCCCATATGTTCGTGCTTTACTTGCTGGTAAGACTCCAAATGAATACAGTATTGAAACATTCTCAAAGCATCATGGTGCTGCCGACAAGAAATTGCGTGAGTTAAAACTGCTTATTATTAAGTATCTCCCTAACGATGGCCTTCACAATAATATGCTTACAGCTACTCTTCATGATATATACGACAACGAACAGTGGCTTTATCAGCATTCAATGGTCGAAGACTATATATTTGTTCCAGCCATTCGTCGTCTTGAACAACTTACTAAGCAGAATGGAGTAACTCGCAATATAAGTGATATGGTCTTTAAGGGAAATGGTCAGTCCAATGAAGCATTAAGTGACCGTGAAAAAGATGTGATAGTGGCACTTGTGCAGGGAATGGCTAATAAGGAAATTGCTGATCATTTGTGCATTTCTATAAATACGGTCATTACTCATAGACGTAATATCGCCCGCAAGTTACAAATTCATTCTCCTGCAGGTCTTACTATTTATGCAATTATTAATGGATTAGTTGATATCTCGTCTGTCAAATTATAA